One genomic window of Fusarium fujikuroi IMI 58289 draft genome, chromosome FFUJ_chr01 includes the following:
- a CDS encoding related to coatomer protein zeta chain — MAPGMSLFSVQAILILSTEDGSRIFAKYFQPPHSAPNAPTSSSANPYSDVKSQKAFEKGLIDKTAKQNGDIILYDNRIVLYKMESDVMMYVVGSVDENEILLYNTILALRDSLHILFKQSVDKRTIVENYDLVSLAIDEIVDDGIILETDPTIITQRVSRAPTQDMPVGRIDLSEQGVNNLAQLGKSKLADWLRQGL; from the exons ATGGCACCTGGGATGTCGCTCTTCTCGGTTCAGGCCATCCTGATCCTCAGCACTGAAGATGGCTCTCGGATATTCGCAAAGTACTTCCAGCCACCTCATTCAGCACCTAATG CTCCCACAAGCTCCTCAGCCAACCCCTACTCCGACGTGAAGTCGCAAAAGGCTTTTGAGAAGGGTCTTATCGACAAAACTGCCAAGCAGAACGGCGATATCATCCTTTACGATAACCGAATTGTGCTGTACAAGATGGAGTCAGATGTCATGATGTATGTTGTTGGCAGTGTCGACGAGAACGAGATTCTGCTCTACAACACCATTCTCGCTCTGCGGGACTCTCTCCACATCCTCTTCAA GCAATCCGTTGACAAGAGGACAATTGTCGAGAACTACGACCTTGTTTCGCTAGCtattgatgagattgtcgaCGACGGCATCATTCTTGAGACTGATCCCACTATCATCACCCAGCGCGTCAGTCGAGCACCCACTCAAGACATGCCCGTTGGCCGCATCGATCTTAGCGAACAGGGCGTCAACAACTTGGCGCAGCTAGGAAAGTCGAAACTGGCGGACTGGCTCCGTCAGGGTCTGTAG
- a CDS encoding probable replication licensing factor MCM4 — protein MSSPTKRSTRSSATPRRAAGSSETPRRGNSQLDAPSSPFPYESSSPGPMNQNNLPGEVSSPLGHMTNSQSDAHTQSDLDPQRTPRANPTTPAHHGGSSPIRYDPSSSPGRSLRQQSELRSESSGLFLGSQLGTPAPHRRGDINSDATRTPRASRRVILDDAGRVVREGPADGSDAASFANRDPNTSEADVLGGQGQSLIWGTTVSIDDTFASFKEFLRNFTQKYRMYRDGASDEDVQNAPDAESKPYWEALENMLLLGTTRLYLDISDLNLYPPTRKLWHQIQAYPQEIVPVMDQSVHDMMVEIARAETLRNRQSQSSAGHQASQQSTQSSEPVFPSSDRPEEAPTPRTQPDQQQQASLEDQVASSIYVVRPFGLDKTTNLRDLNPSDMDRLISIKGLVIRTTPVIPDMKDAFFRCNVCNHSVNVGLDRGKIREPTECPREICKSKNSMLIVHNRCSFEDKQVIKLQETPDAVPAGQTPHSVSVCVYNELVDFCKAGDRVELTGIFRVSSVRVNPRQRALKSVHKTYVDVLHIQKVDKKRMGADPSTLGVAGEEEAEAGENGIEETRKITIEDEEKIRETAARDDIYELLARSLAPSIYEMDDVKKGILLQLFGGTNKTFQKGGSPKYRGDINVLLCGDPSTAKSQMLSYVHKIAPRGVYTSGKGSSAVGLTAYVTRDPETRQLVLESGALVLSDGGVCCIDEFDKMSDATRSVLHEVMEQQTVSVAKAGIITTLNARTSILASANPIGSRYNPDLPVPQNIDLPPTLLSRFDLVYLILDNADEKNDRRLAKHLLSLYLEDKPQSAPNNNDILPVEFLTLYISYARSKIQPTISQEAAQELVDCYVAMRSLGQDVRAADKRITATTRQLESMIRLSEAHAKMRLSETVTRDDVVEANRLIQSALKTAATDAQGRIDMSLLTEGTSAADRKRRDELRTALLRLLDDMTAGGNTVRWGDVARRLSEGASIPVEQSEFNEVMRALEAESAIMITGEGARRTIRRVTSVA, from the exons ATGTCGTCGCCTACGAAAAGGTCGACACGCAGCTCAGCGACTCCTCGTCGTGCTGCTGGCAGTTCAGAGACGCCCCGTCGAGGAAATTCTCAGCTCGATGCCCCTTCGAGCCCCTTCCCCTACGAGTCTTCGTCCCCAGGACCAATGAATCAGAATAATCTCCCCGGAGAAGTGTCTTCGCCATTGGGGCATATGACGAACAGTCAGAGCGATGCCCATACTCAAAGCGACCTGGATCCTCAAAGAACACCTCGGGCAAACCCAACCACACCGGCCCATCATGGAG GATCTTCACCTATCCGCTATGATCCTAGCTCCAGCCCCGGCAGATCACTTCGGCAACAATCTGAACTTCGAAGTGAGAGCAGCGGCTTGTTCTTGGGTTCTCAACTCGGCACGCCAGCACCCCACCGAAGAGGCGATATCAACTCCGATGCGACTCGAACGCCCCGTGCTTCTCGGCGAGTGATTCTCGATGATGCTGGCCGTGTAGTTCGGGAGGGCCCCGCTGATGGATCCGATGCCGCCTCTTTCGCGAACAGGGACCCCAACACGTCAGAGGCTGATGTTCTTGGTGGACAAGGACAAAGTCTTATTTGGGGCACGACTGTCTCCATCGACGATACCTTCGCATCGTTCAAGGAATTCCTTCGCAACTTCACACAGAAGTATCGGATGTACCGCGATGGTGCGTCAGATGAAGACGTTCAGAACGCTCCTGATGCAGAGTCAAAGCCGTATTGGGAGGCTCTGGAGAACATGTTGCTCTTGGGAACGACACGACTCTATCTTGATATTTCTGACCTGAATCTATATCCACCGACCCGAAAGCTATGGCATCAAATTCAAGCCTACCCCCAAGAAATCGTGCCAGTCATGGATCAGTCCGTTCATGACATGATGGTCGAAATTGCACGGGCTGAGACTTTGAGAAACCGTCAATCGCAGAGCAGCGCTGGCCATCAAGCCTCCCAACAGAGCACCCAGAGCTCAGAACCTGTCTTTCCCAGCTCAGATAGACCCGAGGAGGCGCCCACACCCCGGACACAGCCggatcaacaacagcaggcTTCGTTGGAGGATCAAGTAGCTTCGTCCATTTACGTCGTTCGACCATTTGGCCTGGACAAGACCACCAACCTGAGAGATCTGAACCCCTCTG ATATGGACCGCTTGATCAGCATCAAGGGTCTCGTTATCCGAACAACCCCCGTTATTCCTGATATGAAAGATGCCTTCTTCCGTTGCAATGTTTGCAACCACTCTGTCAATGTTGGCTTAGATCGTGGTAAAATTCGCGAGCCCACTGAGTGTCCTCGTGAGATTTGCAAGTCCAAGAACTCCATGTTGATCGTGCACAACAGATGTTCCTTCGAGGACAAGCAGGTCATTAAGCTTCAGGAGACACCTGATGCTGTGCCTGCTGGTCAGACGCCTCATTCAGTGTCGGTCTGCGTTTACAACGAGCTGGTGGATTTTTGCAAGGCTGGTGACCGTGTCGAGTTGACAGGTATCTTCCGTGTCAGCTCTGTTCGTGTCAACCCCCGCCAGCGTGCCCTCAAGAGTGTGCACAAGACATATGTTGACGTTCTCCACATTCAAAAGGTCGATAAGAAGCGCATGGGCGCTGACCCTTCTACGCTCGGTGTCGCTGGTgaggaggaagctgaagctggagagaACGGCATCGAAGAGACACGAAAGATCACGattgaggacgaggagaagATCCGGGAGACAGCCGCCCGTGACGATATCTACGAGCTTCTTGCTCGTTCCCTAGCTCCCTCGATCTACGAAATGGACGACGTCAAGAAGGGCATCCTGCTACAACTCTTTGGGGGCACCAACAAGACGTTTCAAAAGGGTGGCAGTCCCAAATATCGAGGTGACATCAATGTTCTCCTCTGTGGTGACCCGTCGACAGCTAAGTCGCAGATGCTTTCGTACGTTCACAAGATTGCCCCCCGTGGTGTTTACACGAGTGGTAAGGGATCCTCAGCCGTCGGTTTAACTGCGTACGTCACTCGCGACCCAGAAACGAGACAGCTTGTCCTCGAGTCTGGAGCCCTGGTCCTATCAGACGGAGGTGTCTGCTGCATCGACGAGTTTGATAAGATGTCAGATGCTACGCGCTCCGTACTCCACGAAGTGATGGAGCAGCAGACCGTCTCAGTCGCCAAAGCTGGTATTATCACCACTCTCAATGCGCGAACCAGTATCCTCGCCTCCGCAAACCCTATCGGCAGTCGGTACAACCCCGATCTTCCTGTTCCTCAGAATATTGACCTCCCTCCTACCCTTCTCTCGCGATTTGATCTCGTGTACCTCATCCTGGACAatgccgatgagaagaacgatCGACGCTTAGCCAAGCACCTTTTGTCGCTTTACCTTGAGGACAAGCCTCAATCCGCTCCCAACAACAATGATATTCTGCCAGTCGAGTTCCTCACTCTCTATATCTCCTATGCGAGATCCAAGATTCAACCTACCATCTCACAAGAAGCGGCTCAGGAGCTGGTCGACTGCTATGTTGCCATGCGCTCCCTTGGACAAGATGTCCGCGCGGCTGATAAGCGTATCACTGCCACTACCCGTCAGCTTGAGAGTATGATCCGTCTCTCGGAAGCTCATGCCAAAATGCGCCTTTCTGAGACTGTCACACGTGACGATGTTGTCGAGGCCAATCGTCTCATTCAGAGCGCCCTCAAGACCGCCGCCACAGATGCTCAGGGACGTATTGACATGAGTCTCCTCACTGAGGGAACAAGTGCTGCTGATCGCAAGCGTCGCGATGAGCTACGCACCGCTCTCCTACGCCTCTTGGACGACATGACAGCTGGTGGCAACACCGTGCGTTGGGGTGATGTTGCTCGCCGACTGAGTGAGGGCGCCAGCATTCCTGTGGAACAGTCCGAATTCAACGAGGTGATGAGGGCTCTTGAGGCGGAGAGCGCCATCATGATCACAGGCGAAGGAGCGAGAAGGACCATCCGCAGAGTGACCTCTGTTGCATAG